The DNA region CGCACACCGTCTCGTTCATGACCGCGACGCCGCGGCAGCGGCTCGCCCTGCTCGAGGCGGTCGATCGCGAGCAGAAGGCCGAGAGCGACGCCCGCAGGGATGAGAAGGAAGAGCGGCAGCGAGCCGAGGCGGCTCTGAGCGACCAGCGCCAGGAGGCGGCACCGGGCGCCGACGTCGGCGCGGCCGCCGCGATAACCGAGGACCCCCCACCGCACTACTTTCGGATGATGAAGGAGCTCGCGCTGCTCGGCTATTTCACGTCGGAGATCGGCTACACGCAGGCGCTGCGCTACGAGGAATCGCCCGGCCGCTTCGATCCGTGCGTGCCGTATCGGCCCGGCGAGAAGGCTTGGGCTCCGCACGCCTGAGCTGTGGTGCAACAAAGGACTGAAATGATGGCGACCTTCGTCGCATGGTTCACCGTTTCCGCGTGCGCCGTTGCGGCTCCATCGCCGAGCCCTGTGTGGCACGACGAATTCGACGGACCCGCGGGCGCGTCTTTTGATCGGTCGAGGTGGGTCGCTGACACGGGCGGACACGGCTTCGGCAACCAGGAGCGGCAGTTCTACACGACGCGCGGCGAGAACATCGCCCTGGACGGTGAAGGCCATCTGGTGATCACCGCCCGCGCCGAGCCGGCGGAGTCCGGGTACGCATGCTGGTACGGACGCTGTCTCTACACGTCGACGCGGCTCAAGACCAAGGGGCTGTTCGCGCAGACGTACGGCCGCTTCGAGGCGCGGATCCGCGTTCCACGCGGACAGGGACTCTGGCCCGCCTTCTGGATGCTCGGCGCGGACATCGATTCCGTCGGATGGCCCCGGAGCGGCGAGATCGATATCATGGAGCACATCGGGCGCGAGCCGGCCGTAGCGTACGGCACGTTGCACGGCCCGGGCTATTCGGGCGCTGGCGGCATCAGCCGGGCCGACACGCTGTCTCGAGGGGGCTACGCGGACGACTTCCACGTCTTCGCGGTCGCATGGCGGCCGGGCGAGGTCCGCTGGTACGTCGACGGGCGCCCCTACCATCGACTGACGCCGGCGGACCTGCCGGCGGGTACGAAGTGGGTGTTCGATCATCCTTTCTTCTTGCTGCTCAACGTCGCGGTGGGCGGAGGTTGGCCAGGGGATCCCGACACGTCGACGACGTTCCCGCAGCAAATGGTGGTGGACTATGTGCGCGCGTATCGCGATCCGTAAGAAGGTCGATGTGCGGGAGACTGGGAGACCGGCGGAATTGACCCGAATGCTGGTCTTCCTCGGTGCCATTGCCACGCTCGGTTGCTCGGTCAATCAGGTCGCCTCCACGCAGGCAGCCCTGACGGCGGCGCCGGGCGAGGAT from Gemmatimonadaceae bacterium includes:
- a CDS encoding gluconate 2-dehydrogenase subunit 3 family protein, whose amino-acid sequence is MAAHENAGDLTPGMIDRREAILRVTALLGGVALVGGSALLTGCRDEDRGVTGALFTPEDIAFLDEVAETILPATSTPGAKAAKTGAFMALMVTDSYSPRDQAVFREGMRKLDEASRKAHTVSFMTATPRQRLALLEAVDREQKAESDARRDEKEERQRAEAALSDQRQEAAPGADVGAAAAITEDPPPHYFRMMKELALLGYFTSEIGYTQALRYEESPGRFDPCVPYRPGEKAWAPHA
- a CDS encoding glycoside hydrolase family 16 protein — translated: MATFVAWFTVSACAVAAPSPSPVWHDEFDGPAGASFDRSRWVADTGGHGFGNQERQFYTTRGENIALDGEGHLVITARAEPAESGYACWYGRCLYTSTRLKTKGLFAQTYGRFEARIRVPRGQGLWPAFWMLGADIDSVGWPRSGEIDIMEHIGREPAVAYGTLHGPGYSGAGGISRADTLSRGGYADDFHVFAVAWRPGEVRWYVDGRPYHRLTPADLPAGTKWVFDHPFFLLLNVAVGGGWPGDPDTSTTFPQQMVVDYVRAYRDP